In Carya illinoinensis cultivar Pawnee chromosome 9, C.illinoinensisPawnee_v1, whole genome shotgun sequence, the following are encoded in one genomic region:
- the LOC122276886 gene encoding ankyrin repeat-containing protein NPR4-like codes for MEMVKMNEDLLCIRAKEDVTPLLAAAMRGRRNMVSYLYSVTPFQELTTVERLTLLLATVSTDMYDVALNILERDPNLAIAKTATYGRITLKTMNAVDTRSTSFAHTVYGWIALGEMARKPFAIGKRSQLAIWERCLKYIWFKGFYKKALRRTLAHELVEVLWEKVGMLSINQMSSNLVQHHMTLLIEAAKVGNIEFLNILIRSHPDLIWQADEHGKTLLHIAILYRQESVFNLIYDIAATTNSIALSIDEKNNNMLHLAGELAPSSRLKIVSGAALQMQRELLWFKEIEKIVPPAYVVKKNLDDQTPRDLFTKTHEGLLKDGEKWMQRTTSSCMLVATLIATVVFAAAFTGPGGKSLDSGTSIVLESNWFLLFFISDAVALLSSSTSILVFLSILTSRYTENDFLRSLPTRLLLGLTALFISIVGMVVAFSATCFLIYSRETSRVPIVIAALTVVPVALFVLLHYELWIDIMRSTYGSRFLFRSYKRRLFHLGEDDEWAIWQYKF; via the exons ATGGAGATGGTGAAAATGAACGAAGATCTGCTATGCATCCGTGCTAAAGAAGATGTGACACCACTTCTCGCTGCAGCTATGCGTGGACGTAGGAACATGGTTTCATATCTATACTCTGTGACTCCTTTCCAAGAGTTGACTACTGTAGAACGCCTTACACTCCTTCTAGCAACAGTTTCCACTGATATGTATG ATGTAGCCTTGAACATTCTAGAAAGGGATCCAAACCTAGCAATTGCCAAAACTGCAACGTATGGAAGAATAACATTGAAAACAATGAACGCGGTGGATACTAGGAGTACTTCATTTGCCCATACTGTGTATGGGTGGATAGCATTGGGGGAGATGGCGAGAAAACCTTTTGCAATTGGCAAAAGAAGTCAATTAGCAATCTGGGAAAGATGCCTCAAGTACATCT GGTTCAAGGGGTTTTATAAGAAAGCTTTGAGGCGGACATTAGCTCATGAATTAGTTGAAGTTCTTTGGGAGAAGGTTGGAATGTTGTCGATCAACCAGATGTCATCAAACCTGGTTCAGCATCATATGACTTTACTCATTGAAGCTGCAAAAGTAGGGAATATTGAgtttctaaatattcttatacgCTCACATCCTGATCTCATATGGCAAGCAGACGAACATGGAAAGACTTTACTTCACATTGCTATTCTTTATCGGCAAGAGAGTGTATTCAATCTTATATATGACATAGCCGCTACCACGAATTCCATTGCACTCTCTATTGAcgaaaaaaataacaacatgCTACACCTAGCTGGAGAATTGGCTCCTTCAAGTCGTCTAAAAATCGTATCAGGAGCAGCCCTTCAGATGCAGCGGGAGTTGTTGTGGTTTAAG GAGATAGAAAAAATTGTGCCTCCTGCATATGTGGTCAAGAAGAACCTAGACGACCAAACACCTAGAGATTTGTTTACAAAGACACATGAAGGTTTATTGAAAGATGGTGAAAAGTGGATGCAGCGCACGACAAGCTCTTGCATGCTAGTGGCAACACTTATTGCAACTGTGGTTTTTGCAGCAGCCTTCACTGGGCCGGGCGGCAAAAGTCTAGATAGTGGCACTTCTATCGTTTTGGAAAGTAACTGGttcctattatttttcatatcagATGCAGTAGCATTGTTATCCTCTTCAACTTCAATATTAGTTTTCTTGTCAATTCTCACGTCACGTTATACAGAAAATGATTTCCTTAGATCATTGCCTACGAGGTTGCTGCTTGGACTCACTGCACTCTTCATCTCTATAGTAGGCATGGTGGTAGCCTTTAGCGCAACCTGTTTTTTGATTTATAGCAGAGAAACCTCAAGGGTTCCGATTGTTATTGCTGCTTTGACTGTTGTCCCAGTTGCTTTGTTTGTTCTGCTACACTATGAGCTCTGGATTGATATTATGCGCTCAACATACGGGTCTAGGTTTCTTTTTCGGTCATATAAGCGTAGACTCTTCCATCTTGGGGAAGATGACGAGTGGGCAATTTGGCAATATAAATTCTGA